From a single Streptomyces liliifuscus genomic region:
- a CDS encoding TIGR03767 family metallophosphoesterase, producing the protein MTGTEMAGTASTPPPSSTPASQPPSPSPPASSINRRRFLLASGAVAAGATGGAAAVFPRQRPAPSVRPASESAAPRPAPAARRPTPRRAAPYATTTLETTARLGGHAHADTYRRLVPGPGWPVVVRGDLATAAVGRQDRRTPLACFVQFTDLHLTDVQNPLRTEFLRSRRPAAWRAQEALTVAGAVALVEQVNALGGGPYTGLAPAFVMTTGDNIDNNSAIELEWFLTLMSGGRITPNTGDPTAYEGVQNSGLPLYWHPDDAALRDLDKRRGLPRIPGFLDAAIRPVTSPGLDIPWYSTVGNHDDIPGGCLSPALGDYAVGSRKLLSVPATDAAAYAKALNSGDDPKSEVLSAILKRHTASARTVTADERRRLFTPHDYLAAHLDPAHAGAGPVGHGYTENNLDGDRMYYSFRVAENVIGISIDTTYRSGHYEGSLGTDQLRWLERTLAAHSSRSYDADGRPVRNAGADDAHVLVFSHHHSPSMTRRPDAARTEEPRHDGAEVLALLHRFPNVVAWINGHSHVNRVTPHAHATPARSFWEVNTASHLDYPHHARVIELADNGDGTVSLFATLVESAAPHRTDPDFADLSAVGLASLYRELSYNAPDLATGMKGGVHEGWAGGPGDRNVELLVTASV; encoded by the coding sequence ATGACCGGGACCGAAATGGCGGGGACCGCATCCACTCCCCCGCCCTCGTCCACACCCGCTTCCCAGCCCCCGTCCCCGTCCCCGCCCGCATCCTCGATCAACCGTCGTCGCTTTCTGCTCGCGTCCGGTGCCGTCGCGGCGGGAGCGACCGGAGGAGCGGCGGCCGTCTTCCCACGGCAGCGCCCGGCCCCCTCCGTGCGGCCCGCGTCGGAGAGCGCGGCCCCGCGGCCTGCCCCCGCCGCCCGACGGCCGACGCCGCGACGCGCGGCCCCGTACGCAACGACCACCCTGGAGACGACGGCCCGCCTCGGCGGCCACGCGCACGCCGACACCTACCGACGGCTCGTCCCGGGCCCAGGCTGGCCCGTGGTCGTACGCGGAGATCTCGCGACTGCCGCCGTCGGCCGCCAGGACCGGCGCACACCGCTCGCGTGCTTCGTGCAGTTCACCGACCTGCACCTCACCGACGTGCAGAACCCGCTGCGCACCGAGTTCCTGCGGTCGCGCAGGCCTGCCGCGTGGCGGGCCCAGGAGGCGCTGACGGTGGCGGGGGCGGTGGCGCTCGTGGAGCAGGTGAACGCGCTCGGCGGGGGCCCGTACACCGGCCTCGCGCCCGCGTTCGTGATGACGACGGGCGACAACATCGACAACAACTCCGCGATCGAACTGGAGTGGTTCCTCACGCTGATGAGCGGCGGCAGGATCACTCCCAACACCGGGGATCCGACGGCGTACGAGGGCGTCCAGAACTCCGGTCTGCCCCTCTACTGGCACCCGGACGACGCGGCCCTGCGCGACCTGGACAAGCGGCGTGGGCTGCCCCGTATCCCCGGCTTCCTCGACGCCGCGATACGGCCCGTGACCAGCCCGGGGCTCGACATTCCCTGGTACTCCACGGTCGGCAACCACGACGACATACCCGGCGGCTGTCTGTCGCCCGCGCTGGGCGACTACGCCGTCGGCTCCCGCAAGCTGCTGTCGGTCCCGGCCACGGACGCGGCCGCCTACGCGAAGGCGCTGAACTCCGGCGACGACCCCAAGAGCGAGGTGCTCTCGGCGATCCTGAAGAGGCACACGGCCTCGGCGCGGACGGTGACGGCCGACGAACGGCGCCGGCTGTTCACCCCGCACGACTACCTGGCCGCGCATCTCGACCCCGCCCACGCCGGAGCGGGCCCGGTCGGCCACGGCTACACGGAGAACAACCTGGACGGCGACCGGATGTACTACTCGTTCCGGGTGGCCGAGAACGTCATCGGCATCAGCATCGACACGACGTACCGCAGCGGCCACTACGAGGGCTCGCTGGGCACCGATCAACTCCGCTGGCTGGAGCGGACGCTGGCCGCGCACAGCTCCCGGTCCTACGACGCCGACGGCCGCCCCGTACGCAACGCCGGGGCCGACGACGCCCACGTCCTGGTCTTCAGCCACCATCACAGCCCGAGCATGACCCGCCGCCCCGACGCCGCACGCACCGAGGAGCCGCGGCACGACGGCGCGGAGGTCCTCGCCCTGCTCCACCGGTTCCCGAACGTGGTGGCCTGGATCAACGGCCACAGCCACGTCAACCGGGTCACGCCCCACGCGCACGCCACGCCCGCCCGGTCCTTCTGGGAGGTCAACACCGCCTCCCACCTGGACTATCCGCACCACGCCCGCGTGATCGAACTCGCCGACAACGGGGACGGCACGGTGTCCCTGTTCGCCACCCTCGTCGAGTCCGCCGCCCCGCACCGCACCGACCCGGACTTCGCCGACCTGTCGGCGGTGGGCCTCGCCTCCCTGTACCGGGAGCTGTCGTACAACGCCCCCGACCTGGCCACGGGCATGAAGGGCGGCGTCCACGAGGGCTGGGCCGGCGGTCCCGGCGATCGCAACGTGGAACTGCTGGTGACCGCCTCGGTGTGA
- a CDS encoding SixA phosphatase family protein → MIARAGTGPLRRLVVLRHAKSAWPDGVPDHERPLAPRGRRDAPAAGRALADIDCLPDLALCSTAVRARQTWELTAGQWGTPPPVRHDPRLYGADVPELLEAVREVSTHTKTLLLVGHNPGLEELVLTLAGDSLDDALDDVRTKFPTSAIAVLAWHGDDWDSLGPGAALLTDMIVPRGRKPGQKPGRQAGRTPGPKGS, encoded by the coding sequence GTGATCGCGCGCGCCGGAACGGGCCCGCTGCGCAGGCTGGTCGTCCTGCGGCACGCCAAGTCGGCCTGGCCGGACGGAGTCCCCGACCACGAGCGGCCACTCGCCCCGCGCGGGCGCCGCGACGCCCCGGCCGCCGGACGCGCGCTGGCCGACATCGACTGCCTGCCCGACCTGGCGCTCTGCTCCACCGCCGTACGAGCCCGGCAGACCTGGGAGCTGACCGCCGGACAGTGGGGCACACCGCCTCCCGTACGTCACGATCCGCGGCTGTACGGGGCCGACGTTCCCGAACTGCTCGAAGCGGTGCGCGAAGTGTCCACGCACACCAAGACGTTGCTGCTGGTCGGGCACAACCCCGGTCTGGAGGAGCTGGTGCTCACCCTGGCCGGCGACAGCCTCGACGACGCGCTGGACGACGTACGGACGAAGTTCCCCACGTCGGCGATCGCGGTCCTCGCCTGGCACGGCGACGACTGGGACTCCCTCGGCCCCGGCGCGGCACTGCTCACCGACATGATCGTGCCGCGGGGCCGGAAGCCGGGCCAGAAGCCGGGCCGGCAGGCGGGACGGACGCCGGGACCGAAGGGGAGCTGA
- a CDS encoding serine/threonine-protein kinase encodes MPPQNTASPDAGAERLVAGRYRLLSVLGEGGMGTVWRARDEVLHREVAVKEVRAPVGQAVAQVERMYTRLEREAWAAARISARGVVTVHDVATDDGRPWIVMELVRGRSLADLIGSQGALPPREAARIGTEVLAALRAAHGAGVLHRDVKPANVLLADDGRVVLTDFGIATVEGDSALTMTGELVGSPEYLAPERALGRNPGPASDLWSLGALLYTAVQGRSPFRRTSPLSTLRAIVDDELPPPHRAGPLVAVIEGLMRKDPDERMSAVEAERELRLAGADGTSGADTATASAPLPTATTEELPTAESSLGETAPTPADAATTGVTATAGVPSVSASSPVTENATGTTGATDPRLMATTADVPTAEEPAAKEPAASGATANTADGAAAPEAGTTPAADTPTPPAVIPPADTPTATAAIPPPAADPRTPYAQAQPSPPGAVPAATAETATPAPRASADAAASPSTADSATAPGDLTAPTAPTVLADPASPARRRRRIGYATAAGAVVLALLVGGLIHGLGGDGEDSKGNGSPTGQSQAPSSGAPSSGSDDSAEQPVTVTATGGATTYAGDCPPADSQAPWFTATFTVAELPFQFSYRWVSTNGSVIDRQWRTLSFPDGGPRSHKETVRLSTYAKSGTLRSEMAVEIRSPFEAVSNSVPFSVTCSSTNGG; translated from the coding sequence ATGCCACCACAGAACACGGCGTCGCCCGACGCGGGTGCCGAACGGCTGGTCGCCGGTCGCTACCGCTTGCTGTCCGTTCTCGGCGAGGGCGGTATGGGCACCGTGTGGCGCGCCCGCGACGAGGTGCTGCACCGCGAGGTCGCCGTCAAGGAGGTACGCGCTCCCGTCGGACAGGCAGTGGCGCAGGTCGAGCGGATGTACACCCGCTTGGAGCGGGAGGCCTGGGCGGCGGCGCGCATCAGCGCTCGCGGTGTGGTGACCGTCCATGACGTCGCCACCGACGACGGCCGGCCCTGGATCGTCATGGAGCTCGTCCGCGGCCGGTCGCTGGCCGACCTGATCGGCTCCCAGGGTGCCCTTCCGCCGCGCGAGGCCGCCCGAATAGGTACCGAGGTACTGGCCGCGCTTCGCGCGGCGCATGGCGCCGGAGTGCTGCACCGCGACGTGAAACCCGCCAACGTCCTGCTCGCGGACGACGGCAGGGTGGTGCTCACCGACTTCGGCATCGCCACCGTGGAGGGGGACTCCGCACTGACGATGACCGGTGAGCTCGTCGGCTCTCCCGAGTATCTGGCGCCGGAGCGGGCACTGGGCCGGAACCCCGGTCCCGCGTCGGACCTGTGGTCCCTCGGAGCGCTGCTCTACACGGCAGTCCAGGGCCGTTCGCCCTTCCGTCGGACCAGCCCGCTGAGCACTCTGCGTGCCATCGTCGACGACGAGTTGCCCCCGCCGCACCGGGCCGGACCCCTCGTGGCCGTCATCGAAGGCCTGATGCGCAAGGACCCCGACGAGCGGATGTCGGCCGTGGAGGCCGAGCGGGAGCTGCGCCTAGCCGGTGCCGACGGCACCTCGGGCGCCGACACGGCCACGGCGTCCGCCCCGCTGCCCACGGCGACCACCGAAGAGCTGCCCACTGCCGAGTCCTCGCTCGGGGAGACCGCACCTACACCCGCGGACGCGGCTACGACCGGTGTCACGGCCACGGCCGGGGTGCCGTCCGTCTCGGCGTCCTCGCCTGTCACGGAAAACGCCACGGGCACCACGGGCGCCACGGACCCCAGGCTCATGGCGACGACAGCCGACGTTCCCACGGCAGAGGAACCCGCAGCCAAGGAACCCGCGGCTTCCGGGGCGACGGCGAACACGGCCGACGGGGCCGCCGCACCGGAAGCGGGTACGACTCCCGCAGCCGACACACCCACGCCCCCGGCCGTCATACCCCCGGCCGACACACCCACCGCCACGGCCGCCATACCCCCGCCCGCGGCAGACCCCCGTACCCCCTACGCCCAGGCACAGCCCTCGCCTCCCGGTGCCGTGCCTGCGGCCACCGCCGAGACGGCCACTCCGGCTCCCCGCGCGTCCGCCGACGCTGCTGCCTCCCCGTCCACCGCGGACAGCGCCACCGCCCCCGGCGACCTCACTGCCCCCACCGCTCCCACCGTCCTCGCCGACCCCGCGTCTCCCGCGAGGCGGAGACGCCGCATCGGGTACGCGACCGCCGCGGGAGCGGTCGTGCTCGCGCTGCTCGTGGGCGGCCTGATCCACGGGCTCGGCGGCGACGGCGAGGACAGCAAGGGGAACGGCTCACCCACGGGGCAGTCGCAGGCCCCTTCCTCCGGGGCGCCGAGCAGCGGGTCGGACGACAGCGCCGAGCAGCCCGTCACGGTCACCGCGACCGGGGGCGCGACCACGTACGCCGGGGACTGCCCTCCCGCGGACTCGCAGGCTCCCTGGTTCACCGCGACCTTCACGGTGGCCGAGCTGCCCTTCCAGTTCTCGTACCGGTGGGTCTCGACGAACGGGTCCGTGATCGACCGGCAGTGGCGGACGCTGTCGTTCCCTGACGGCGGCCCCCGCAGCCACAAGGAGACGGTGCGGCTGTCGACGTACGCGAAGTCCGGAACCCTCCGCAGCGAGATGGCCGTGGAGATCCGTTCACCGTTCGAAGCGGTGTCCAACTCGGTGCCGTTCTCGGTGACTTGCTCCTCGACGAACGGCGGTTAG
- a CDS encoding CoA-binding protein, translating to MYGDPATIRKILSELGDTWAIVGLSSNERRAAYGVADVLQRYGKRIVPVHPKAETVHGEKGYASLEDIPFEVDVVDVFVNSELAGPVADAAVAIGAKAVWYQLGVIDEAAYDRTRAAGLDMVMDRCPAIEIPRLG from the coding sequence GTGTACGGCGACCCGGCAACGATCCGCAAGATCCTCAGCGAGCTCGGCGACACCTGGGCGATCGTCGGCCTGTCGTCGAACGAGCGGCGCGCCGCGTACGGCGTGGCGGACGTCCTCCAGCGGTACGGCAAGCGCATAGTCCCCGTCCATCCGAAGGCCGAGACGGTCCACGGCGAGAAGGGGTACGCCTCGCTGGAGGACATCCCCTTCGAGGTCGATGTCGTCGACGTGTTCGTCAACAGCGAGCTCGCCGGCCCGGTGGCCGACGCGGCGGTCGCCATCGGCGCCAAGGCCGTCTGGTACCAGCTGGGCGTCATCGACGAAGCCGCCTACGACCGCACCCGTGCGGCCGGCCTCGACATGGTCATGGACCGCTGCCCTGCGATCGAGATCCCGCGCCTGGGCTGA
- a CDS encoding ABC transporter substrate-binding protein, with product MPVARLARPAALVLSGALLLTGCGSGDSSSDTDTGAAVTLDNCGETVRVESPPERAVSLNQGTTEIMLSLGLADRMAGTATWTDPVMKGLEKANAKVERIADNNPSFERVLDADPDFVAASFVSTLGKGGVATRDQFEKLGVPAYVSPSDCVGKDNDSGGDGARTKALGIDAIHGEVRDLAEVFGVEKRGEQLVADLKERTRKATSGMDASDVTLLYWFANSDSPYMAGCCGAPGVITRALGAKNVFDDTHEEWPQINWETVADRDPDVLVIGDLTRKSQTAESAKKKIEFLESDPVTKNMTAVKKKRYVLLSGQAMNPTIRTVEGVEQVASALREFGLAG from the coding sequence GTGCCCGTCGCACGTCTTGCCCGTCCCGCTGCCCTCGTCCTGTCCGGGGCTCTCCTGCTGACCGGCTGCGGTTCGGGGGACTCGTCGTCCGACACGGACACCGGGGCCGCCGTCACCCTCGACAACTGCGGCGAGACCGTACGCGTCGAGTCTCCGCCCGAGCGGGCCGTGTCCCTCAACCAGGGCACCACCGAGATCATGCTGTCGCTCGGCCTCGCCGACCGCATGGCCGGCACCGCCACCTGGACCGACCCGGTGATGAAGGGCCTGGAGAAGGCGAACGCGAAGGTGGAGCGGATAGCCGACAACAACCCCTCCTTCGAACGGGTCCTGGACGCCGACCCCGACTTCGTCGCAGCCTCGTTCGTCTCGACGCTCGGCAAGGGAGGCGTGGCCACCCGGGACCAGTTCGAGAAGCTCGGCGTGCCCGCCTATGTCTCGCCCTCCGACTGCGTCGGCAAGGACAACGACTCGGGTGGCGACGGCGCGCGGACGAAGGCCCTCGGTATCGACGCCATCCACGGCGAAGTGCGCGACCTGGCCGAGGTGTTCGGCGTCGAGAAGCGGGGCGAGCAGCTCGTCGCCGACCTCAAGGAGCGGACGAGGAAGGCCACTTCGGGGATGGACGCCTCCGACGTCACTCTCCTGTACTGGTTCGCCAACTCCGACTCGCCCTACATGGCGGGCTGTTGCGGCGCGCCCGGCGTCATCACCCGGGCCCTCGGCGCGAAGAACGTCTTCGACGACACGCACGAGGAGTGGCCCCAGATCAACTGGGAGACCGTCGCCGACCGTGACCCCGACGTGCTCGTCATCGGCGACCTGACCCGCAAGTCGCAGACCGCCGAGTCCGCGAAGAAGAAGATCGAGTTCCTGGAGTCCGACCCGGTCACCAAGAACATGACCGCAGTCAAGAAGAAGCGGTACGTCCTGCTCAGTGGGCAGGCGATGAACCCGACCATCCGCACGGTCGAGGGCGTCGAGCAAGTCGCCTCCGCCCTGCGGGAGTTCGGGCTCGCCGGGTGA
- a CDS encoding ABC transporter ATP-binding protein — MTTEDIKNTERTRAAPGTESARAAQGTAHTQAAHGVGPAQAAQRAGHAQAAPGEGLRAHRVTRTADGRVILDGVSITPAPGTTVGLLGPNGSGKSTLLRLLAGVLAPASGVVTLDGSPLAELGRRDIARRVAVVEQQADTQVELSVLDVVRLGRTPHRRAWTPASEADERAVRDALDRTGLTGLARQSWHTLSGGERQRVQIARALAQEPRELLLDEPTNHLDIQHQLDLLNLVTSLPVTSVVALHDLNLAAMYCDQLVVLREGHVVACGGPGDILTEALIAEVYGVRAAVTREGPDDRPHVRFLGTVS; from the coding sequence ATGACGACGGAGGACATCAAGAACACCGAGCGCACGCGGGCGGCACCGGGAACCGAGTCCGCGCGGGCGGCACAAGGAACCGCGCACACGCAGGCCGCACACGGGGTCGGCCCCGCGCAGGCCGCACAAAGGGCCGGGCACGCGCAGGCGGCACCCGGAGAAGGGCTCCGTGCCCACCGCGTCACGCGCACCGCCGACGGTCGTGTCATCCTCGACGGCGTCAGCATCACCCCGGCCCCCGGCACCACCGTCGGACTGCTGGGCCCCAACGGCTCCGGCAAGTCCACCCTGCTGCGCCTGCTGGCCGGCGTCCTCGCCCCCGCCTCCGGTGTCGTCACCCTCGACGGCAGCCCCCTCGCCGAACTGGGCCGCCGCGACATCGCCCGCCGTGTCGCCGTGGTCGAGCAACAGGCGGACACCCAGGTCGAGTTGAGCGTCCTGGACGTCGTACGGCTCGGCCGTACACCCCATCGCCGCGCCTGGACCCCCGCGTCCGAGGCGGACGAGCGGGCCGTACGTGACGCGCTGGACCGCACCGGCCTGACCGGACTCGCCCGCCAGTCCTGGCACACCCTCTCCGGCGGCGAGCGACAGCGCGTGCAGATCGCCCGAGCCCTCGCCCAGGAACCCCGCGAACTGCTCCTCGACGAACCGACCAACCACCTGGACATCCAGCACCAGCTCGACCTGCTGAACCTCGTCACCTCGCTCCCGGTCACCAGCGTCGTCGCCCTGCACGACCTCAACCTCGCGGCGATGTACTGCGACCAGCTCGTCGTCCTGCGCGAGGGACACGTCGTGGCCTGCGGCGGTCCGGGCGACATCCTGACGGAAGCGCTCATCGCCGAGGTGTACGGGGTCCGGGCCGCCGTCACACGGGAGGGCCCCGACGACCGGCCGCACGTGCGCTTCCTGGGCACCGTGAGCTGA
- a CDS encoding YigZ family protein, giving the protein MQDEYRTVARAGVHETEVNRSRFLCALAPAATEQEAQAFLAAVRKEHADATHNCFAYVIGADASVQKASDDGEPGGTAGVPMLQMLLRRDMRYVVAVVTRYYGGVKLGAGGLIRAYGGAVGEALDTLGTITRKRFRLATVTVDHQRAGKVENDLRSTGREVRDVRYGEAVTIEIGLPDADVDAFRGWLADVTAGTAGFELGGEAYGDA; this is encoded by the coding sequence ATGCAGGACGAGTACCGCACGGTGGCCCGCGCAGGCGTGCACGAGACCGAGGTCAACCGCTCACGCTTCCTCTGCGCACTGGCGCCGGCGGCCACCGAACAGGAGGCCCAGGCCTTCCTCGCCGCCGTCCGCAAGGAGCACGCCGACGCGACGCACAACTGCTTCGCCTACGTCATCGGCGCCGACGCCTCCGTCCAGAAGGCGAGCGACGACGGGGAACCGGGCGGCACGGCGGGCGTCCCGATGCTCCAGATGCTGCTGCGGCGCGACATGCGGTACGTCGTCGCGGTCGTCACCCGCTACTACGGAGGCGTCAAACTCGGCGCGGGCGGGCTCATCCGGGCCTACGGCGGTGCGGTGGGCGAGGCCCTGGACACCCTCGGCACGATCACACGTAAACGCTTTCGTCTGGCGACCGTGACGGTCGACCACCAGCGGGCGGGCAAGGTGGAGAACGACCTGCGGTCGACCGGCCGCGAGGTGCGCGATGTGCGCTACGGGGAGGCCGTCACCATCGAGATCGGGCTGCCGGACGCCGATGTCGACGCCTTCCGGGGCTGGCTGGCCGACGTGACGGCCGGGACCGCCGGTTTCGAACTGGGCGGAGAGGCGTACGGGGACGCTTAG
- a CDS encoding PQQ-dependent sugar dehydrogenase, which produces MKVRTRSTALIGTICLVASLALTTASADEPAAPRKAAKVALKEVAKAQNPIAGAAGPGGTVWIAERAGTVRILDDKGLGEPVLDITGETTTDGERGLLGIAFDKRFAHFYISYTNLEGTSTVDEFAVRHGKIRPSTRRTVITQTQPYPNHNGGDIRFGPDGYLYIALGDGGSGGDPHGNGQNLDTLLGKMLRIDPRGGKPYAIPRDNPFVNDPNAKDEIWAYGLRNPWRFSFDARTGDLLIGDVGQSDWEEIDWASAKSRGGENYGWSQMEGTHPFRGGTEPANHVPPVHEYDRTGLGCSVTGGYVYRGKAIPALKGQYVFSDYCDGTLRTLRMANGKVTGESDLGVNGGEVISFVQDGDGELYVLAIGGSVSRIDPA; this is translated from the coding sequence GTGAAAGTTCGCACCCGAAGCACGGCGCTCATCGGCACCATCTGCCTCGTCGCATCCCTCGCCCTGACCACGGCGTCCGCCGACGAGCCCGCCGCCCCGCGCAAGGCGGCGAAGGTAGCACTCAAGGAAGTGGCCAAGGCCCAGAACCCGATCGCCGGTGCCGCAGGGCCCGGCGGCACGGTCTGGATCGCCGAACGCGCGGGCACGGTACGGATCCTGGACGACAAGGGGCTCGGCGAGCCCGTCCTCGACATAACCGGCGAGACCACCACCGACGGCGAACGCGGCCTGCTGGGCATCGCGTTCGACAAGAGGTTCGCGCACTTCTACATCTCGTACACGAACCTCGAAGGCACCAGCACCGTGGACGAGTTCGCCGTGCGGCACGGCAAGATCCGGCCAAGCACCCGGCGCACCGTCATCACTCAGACGCAGCCCTACCCGAACCACAACGGCGGTGACATCAGGTTCGGGCCCGACGGCTACCTCTACATCGCGCTCGGCGACGGCGGCTCGGGCGGCGACCCGCACGGCAACGGACAGAACCTCGACACGCTGCTCGGCAAGATGCTGCGGATCGACCCGCGGGGCGGCAAGCCGTACGCGATCCCGCGGGACAACCCCTTCGTGAACGATCCGAACGCGAAGGACGAGATCTGGGCGTACGGGCTGCGCAACCCGTGGCGGTTCTCCTTCGACGCGCGCACCGGTGACCTGCTGATCGGGGACGTCGGCCAGAGCGACTGGGAGGAGATCGACTGGGCCTCGGCGAAGAGCAGGGGCGGCGAGAACTACGGCTGGTCCCAGATGGAGGGCACCCATCCCTTCCGGGGCGGAACGGAACCCGCGAACCACGTGCCGCCGGTCCACGAGTACGACCGCACCGGGCTGGGCTGCTCGGTGACCGGCGGGTACGTCTACCGAGGCAAGGCCATCCCGGCCCTCAAGGGGCAGTACGTGTTCAGCGACTACTGCGACGGCACCCTGCGCACGCTGCGGATGGCGAACGGGAAGGTGACCGGCGAGAGCGACCTCGGAGTCAACGGCGGGGAGGTCATCTCGTTCGTACAGGACGGCGACGGCGAACTGTACGTACTCGCCATCGGTGGCAGCGTCTCCCGCATCGACCCGGCGTGA
- a CDS encoding FecCD family ABC transporter permease encodes MTRPRLGLLIAAGVGLLLVSVAVAITIGPADIRVGDVWSVVASHLGWGSSELTPIREGIVWELRLPRTLLAAVCGAGLAVCGAVMQSLLRNPLADPFVLGVSSGASTGAVIVVVLGVGGGLVSVSAGAFLGAVLSFGLVLLLSHTLGGATDRVVLSGVAAMQLFSALTSFVVMTAADAETTRGVLFWLLGSLSGVGWTDVWVCFAVLAVTLLVCLGCARTLDAFAFGQDAAATLGVSVARTRLVLLCATALLTAALVSSAGAIGFVGLVLPHAARALVGSGHARLLPVTALAGAVFLVWVDTLARTVLDPQEVPVGVVTSLIGVPVFVLVLYRTRRA; translated from the coding sequence GTGACACGGCCGCGCCTGGGACTGCTCATCGCCGCGGGCGTCGGCCTGCTCCTCGTGTCCGTCGCCGTCGCGATCACCATCGGTCCCGCGGACATCCGGGTCGGTGACGTCTGGTCCGTGGTCGCGTCCCATCTCGGCTGGGGCAGCTCGGAGTTGACCCCGATCCGGGAGGGGATCGTCTGGGAGCTGCGCCTGCCGCGCACGCTCCTGGCGGCCGTGTGCGGGGCCGGACTCGCCGTGTGCGGCGCGGTGATGCAGTCCCTGCTGCGCAACCCGCTCGCCGACCCGTTCGTCCTCGGCGTGTCCTCGGGCGCCTCGACGGGCGCCGTGATCGTGGTCGTCCTCGGCGTCGGCGGGGGCCTGGTCTCGGTCTCCGCGGGCGCGTTCCTCGGCGCGGTACTGTCGTTCGGGCTCGTGCTGCTGCTCAGCCACACACTGGGCGGCGCGACGGACCGTGTGGTGCTGAGCGGGGTCGCCGCGATGCAGCTCTTCTCGGCGCTCACCTCCTTCGTCGTGATGACCGCAGCCGACGCCGAGACCACCCGCGGGGTGCTGTTCTGGCTCCTCGGTTCGCTGAGCGGGGTCGGCTGGACCGACGTCTGGGTGTGCTTCGCGGTGCTCGCGGTGACGCTGCTGGTGTGCCTCGGGTGCGCGCGGACGCTCGACGCGTTCGCCTTCGGCCAGGACGCCGCCGCGACCCTCGGGGTATCGGTGGCCCGTACGCGACTGGTGCTGCTGTGCGCCACGGCGTTGCTGACCGCCGCGCTCGTCAGTTCGGCGGGTGCGATCGGCTTCGTCGGTCTCGTACTGCCGCATGCGGCAAGGGCGTTGGTGGGGTCCGGGCACGCCCGGCTGCTGCCGGTCACGGCCCTCGCCGGAGCGGTGTTCCTGGTGTGGGTGGACACCCTGGCCCGTACCGTCCTCGATCCCCAGGAGGTACCGGTCGGCGTGGTGACCTCACTGATCGGCGTACCGGTGTTCGTGCTGGTGCTGTACCGGACGCGGAGGGCGTGA